One window from the genome of Acidihalobacter ferrooxydans encodes:
- a CDS encoding IS3 family transposase (programmed frameshift) — protein MSERKKRKVYSPEFKAKVGIEALKGIKTVNEIGQEYGVHPVQVGQWKKAIQEQASRLFEGKRGPKPVVEHQQPDKLYSEIGKLKMELDWLKKKFRNQPAMKRRHWIEPNTAIALTRQCELASVTRSTVYAQHEPKEVDEAEQRLCRLLDEEYTRHPFYGSRRMVVFLKGEGHPVNRKRVQRLMRLMGLAAMAPGPHTSQPHPQHKVYPYRLRGLAITRPNQVWSTDITYVRLAHGFAYLVAVIDWYSRRVLSWRVSNTLDTGFCIDCLEEALRCDGKPEIFNSDQGAQFTSTAFTDVLKREGIRISMDGRGRALDNIFVERLWRSVKHEDIYLKGYDALGELTLGLTDYFMFYNAERPHQSLAYQTPDRVYRTGHGGGAKIVDKFSGEGDQAETHEAPGQRRTAVGETVSAA, from the exons ATGAGTGAGAGAAAGAAGCGAAAGGTCTACAGCCCGGAATTCAAAGCCAAGGTAGGCATCGAGGCCCTGAAAGGCATCAAGACAGTCAACGAGATCGGTCAGGAATACGGGGTTCACCCGGTTCAGGTGGGCCAATGGAAGAAAGCGATCCAGGAGCAGGCGTCGCGCCTGTTCGAGGGCAAACGTGGTCCGAAGCCTGTGGTGGAGCATCAACAGCCGGACAAGCTCTACAGCGAGATCGGCAAGCTGAAAATGGAATTGGACTGGCTGAAAAAAAAGT TCCGGAATCAGCCTGCCATGAAGCGCCGGCACTGGATAGAACCCAACACAGCGATCGCGCTGACCCGCCAATGCGAATTGGCCAGCGTCACCCGGTCAACGGTCTATGCCCAGCACGAACCCAAGGAGGTGGACGAGGCAGAGCAACGTTTGTGTCGTCTCCTCGACGAGGAATACACCCGCCACCCCTTCTACGGCAGCCGCCGGATGGTGGTCTTCCTGAAGGGAGAAGGCCACCCGGTCAATCGCAAGCGGGTACAACGCCTCATGCGCTTGATGGGGCTGGCCGCAATGGCGCCAGGCCCTCACACCAGTCAGCCACATCCGCAGCACAAGGTCTATCCTTATCGGCTAAGGGGTCTTGCCATCACGCGCCCCAATCAGGTCTGGAGCACCGACATCACCTATGTTCGCCTGGCACACGGCTTTGCCTATCTGGTCGCGGTTATTGACTGGTACAGCCGCAGGGTATTGAGCTGGCGAGTGAGCAACACCCTGGACACAGGCTTCTGCATCGACTGTCTCGAGGAAGCTCTGCGATGCGATGGCAAACCAGAGATATTCAACAGCGACCAGGGAGCGCAGTTCACCAGCACAGCTTTCACCGATGTCCTCAAGCGCGAAGGGATCCGTATCAGCATGGATGGCCGGGGCCGTGCGCTGGACAATATCTTCGTGGAGCGGCTCTGGCGCAGCGTCAAGCATGAGGACATCTATCTCAAGGGATACGACGCCTTGGGAGAGCTGACGCTCGGGCTGACCGATTACTTCATGTTCTACAACGCAGAGCGCCCCCACCAGTCACTTGCTTACCAGACACCGGATCGGGTCTACCGTACGGGCCATGGAGGTGGAGCCAAGATCGTAGATAAATTCTCCGGGGAAGGAGATCAAGCAGAAACACATGAAGCACCGGGGCAGCGCCGCACAGCTGTGGGTGAGACAGTATCCGCAGCTTAA
- a CDS encoding phytanoyl-CoA dioxygenase family protein, with the protein MLLANEKYMLDAAEESLLPTETDVHFYKRHDYFVSEKIFSDQEIDALLEEAGRYYGGHRDRRIPFIPKGATYWREGDATDLRQNNYITYESLSMRALLLKPLVGAIAAKLAETSESRLFTDVLRYKTPGRDRNTTIGWHIDRHYWQMFTSDVMLTAFIPLHDCYEEHGTIVMVDGSNQWHETSTPDESTALHFAQRGLNDLEQRLAIEAKANNADIKTVPIRLNKGQVCFHNSLTYHGSFPNVSERPRQTISLHFQDKENRYRRYPLPSGNLAAHHTEQLCARLDNGDPDYTDPEYFPVLWTG; encoded by the coding sequence ATGCTGTTGGCAAACGAGAAATACATGCTCGACGCTGCTGAAGAATCACTGCTGCCGACCGAAACCGACGTGCATTTCTACAAACGGCACGACTACTTTGTCTCAGAAAAAATATTTTCCGATCAAGAGATAGACGCGCTCCTCGAAGAGGCGGGGCGGTATTATGGTGGGCACCGGGATCGCCGCATTCCGTTCATTCCGAAAGGTGCAACGTATTGGCGGGAAGGCGATGCAACCGATCTTCGGCAAAACAACTACATCACTTACGAATCCCTGAGCATGAGGGCGCTTTTACTGAAACCGCTCGTTGGCGCAATCGCAGCAAAATTGGCCGAAACTTCGGAATCCCGCCTCTTTACCGACGTACTGCGGTATAAAACGCCTGGGCGAGACAGGAATACGACGATTGGATGGCACATTGATCGCCACTACTGGCAAATGTTCACATCCGATGTCATGTTGACGGCATTCATTCCGCTGCACGATTGCTACGAAGAGCATGGGACTATCGTGATGGTCGACGGCAGCAACCAGTGGCATGAAACCTCGACACCGGACGAGAGTACGGCCTTGCACTTCGCTCAGCGCGGTCTGAACGACCTGGAACAGCGACTGGCGATTGAAGCGAAAGCCAACAATGCGGACATCAAGACCGTCCCGATTCGATTGAACAAAGGACAGGTGTGTTTTCACAACAGCCTGACTTACCACGGGAGTTTTCCGAATGTTTCGGAACGTCCGCGGCAGACCATCTCTTTACATTTCCAGGACAAGGAGAACCGATACCGGCGTTATCCGCTACCGTCAGGTAACCTGGCGGCGCATCATACGGAACAACTGTGCGCACGGCTCGATAACGGCGATCCCGACTACACGGATCCTGAGTATTTCCCGGTTTTATGGACAGGATGA
- a CDS encoding MFS transporter: MPALPTMAQALHVSDAAIQAIFPAYFAGVACAQLFCGPLSDHYGRKPILLVALALGVVGSLICGMAHTYDAVVFGRFVQGLGAGVAIVLWRAIAFDVLDKDAAYRMIATITPVIVISPAIMPIIGGGILAYFGWRNIFIAIAVASACAFLVTAAVLPETCRPTPEIGVVSRILRSYKTFFRFAIFSFQRMDTVYRLCRLLSVHRAISIGVRPHGLYANADFRPLRACRGLLCSG, translated from the coding sequence TTGCCGGCCTTGCCGACCATGGCGCAAGCGCTGCACGTTTCGGATGCGGCCATTCAGGCGATCTTCCCGGCGTACTTCGCGGGGGTCGCGTGCGCGCAACTGTTTTGCGGGCCGCTGTCGGATCACTATGGCCGCAAGCCCATATTGCTTGTGGCGCTTGCCTTGGGCGTAGTGGGGTCGCTGATCTGCGGCATGGCCCACACCTATGACGCGGTCGTGTTCGGGCGTTTCGTGCAAGGTCTGGGAGCCGGAGTGGCGATTGTGCTTTGGCGCGCCATCGCGTTCGACGTTCTGGACAAAGATGCCGCCTATCGCATGATCGCGACAATCACGCCAGTGATCGTAATTTCGCCAGCCATCATGCCGATCATTGGCGGCGGCATTCTGGCCTATTTTGGCTGGCGTAACATCTTTATCGCCATAGCTGTGGCATCGGCGTGCGCATTCCTGGTCACGGCAGCGGTGTTGCCCGAAACCTGCCGACCGACACCTGAGATCGGGGTAGTCAGCCGCATTTTGAGGTCCTACAAGACTTTTTTTCGGTTCGCCATTTTTTCTTTTCAGCGCATGGACACTGTCTACCGTCTATGCCGCCTACTTTCTGTACACCGCGCAATCTCCATTGGTGTTCGACCACATGGGCTATACGCCAACGCTGATTTCCGTCCTCTACGTGCCTGTCGCGGCCTCCTTTGCTCTGGGTAG
- a CDS encoding oxidoreductase, with amino-acid sequence MNDENKPVWFVTGCSTGFGREIVRHVLDRGYRAVATSRNLKDMENLGNDTADRVCRLKLDVTYPDEIAAAVAVAEERFGRIDVLVNNAGVGYFGAIEESDQSDVRRMFEVNFWGLANMSRAVLPGMRRRRAGHIVNLSSIGGVRGGPAVGYYNATKFAVEGFSEALAAEVMPLGLKVTLVEPSGFRTDWAGRSAREADTWIDDYAPTAGARRLQLRNGSGKQPGDPARAASAILAAVEAPEPPLHLLLGNFALEAGRRKVEALARDFEAWASLSESADYPEL; translated from the coding sequence ATGAACGACGAGAACAAACCCGTTTGGTTCGTCACAGGGTGTTCGACGGGATTCGGACGTGAAATCGTGCGACATGTGCTCGATCGGGGCTATAGGGCCGTGGCAACGTCTCGTAATCTCAAGGACATGGAAAATTTGGGTAACGACACCGCCGACCGCGTTTGCAGGTTGAAGCTCGATGTGACATATCCGGATGAGATCGCCGCCGCCGTAGCGGTGGCTGAGGAACGCTTCGGGCGCATCGATGTGCTGGTCAACAATGCCGGCGTCGGCTATTTCGGCGCTATCGAAGAGAGCGATCAAAGCGATGTGCGGCGTATGTTCGAAGTCAATTTCTGGGGGCTGGCCAATATGTCGCGTGCGGTGCTGCCCGGAATGCGCAGGAGACGCGCAGGGCATATCGTCAATCTGTCTTCGATTGGCGGGGTGCGCGGCGGCCCGGCCGTTGGGTATTACAACGCCACGAAGTTCGCTGTGGAAGGGTTTTCGGAAGCGCTGGCAGCCGAGGTCATGCCGCTTGGTCTAAAAGTAACGCTGGTCGAACCTAGCGGGTTCCGCACCGATTGGGCGGGGCGTTCCGCGCGCGAGGCAGATACATGGATCGACGATTATGCCCCAACCGCCGGCGCTCGCCGGCTTCAGTTGCGCAACGGCAGCGGCAAACAACCCGGCGATCCGGCACGTGCCGCCTCAGCGATTCTTGCTGCAGTCGAAGCGCCTGAGCCGCCGCTGCACTTGCTGTTGGGAAATTTTGCGTTGGAGGCCGGGCGACGCAAGGTTGAAGCATTGGCACGGGATTTCGAGGCGTGGGCAAGTTTAAGTGAATCCGCAGACTATCCTGAGCTTTAG
- a CDS encoding IS3 family transposase (programmed frameshift), whose protein sequence is MSERKKRKVYSPEFKAKVGIEALKGIKTVNEIGQEYGVHPVQVGQWKKAIQEQASRLFEGKRGPKPVVEHQQPDKLYSEIGKLKMELDWLKKKFRNQPAMKRRHWIEPNTAIALTRQCELASVTRSTVYAQHEPKEVDEAEQRLCRLLDEEYTRHPFYGSRRMVVFLKGEGHPVNRKRVQRLMRLMGLAAMAPGPHTSQPHPQHKVYPYRLRGLASTRPNQVWSSDIAYVRLAHGFAYRGAVIDWYSCRVLSWRVSNTLDTGFCIDCLEEALRCDGKPEIFNSDQGAQFTSTAFTDVLKREGIRISMDGRGRALDNIFVERLWRSVKHEDIYLKGYDALGELTLGLTDYFMFYNAERPHQSLAYQTPDRVYRTGHGGGAKIVDKFSGEGDQAETHEAPGQRRTAVGETVSAA, encoded by the exons ATGAGTGAGAGAAAGAAGCGAAAGGTCTACAGCCCGGAATTCAAAGCCAAGGTAGGCATCGAGGCCCTGAAAGGCATCAAGACAGTCAACGAGATCGGTCAGGAATACGGGGTTCACCCGGTTCAGGTGGGCCAATGGAAGAAAGCGATCCAGGAGCAGGCGTCGCGCCTGTTCGAGGGCAAACGTGGTCCGAAGCCTGTGGTGGAGCATCAACAGCCGGACAAGCTCTACAGCGAGATCGGCAAGCTGAAAATGGAATTGGACTGGCTGAAAAAAAAGT TCCGGAATCAGCCTGCCATGAAGCGCCGGCACTGGATAGAACCCAACACAGCGATCGCGCTGACCCGCCAATGCGAATTGGCCAGCGTCACCCGGTCAACGGTCTATGCCCAGCACGAACCCAAGGAGGTGGACGAGGCAGAGCAACGTTTGTGTCGTCTCCTCGACGAGGAATACACCCGCCACCCCTTCTACGGCAGCCGCCGGATGGTGGTCTTCCTGAAGGGAGAAGGCCACCCGGTCAATCGCAAGCGGGTACAACGCCTCATGCGCTTGATGGGGCTGGCCGCAATGGCGCCAGGCCCTCACACCAGTCAGCCACATCCGCAGCACAAGGTCTATCCTTATCGGCTAAGGGGTCTTGCCAGCACGCGCCCCAATCAGGTCTGGAGCTCAGACATCGCCTATGTTCGCCTGGCGCACGGCTTTGCCTATAGGGGCGCGGTTATTGACTGGTACAGCTGCAGGGTATTGAGCTGGCGTGTGAGCAACACCCTGGACACAGGCTTCTGCATCGACTGTCTCGAGGAAGCTCTGCGATGCGATGGCAAACCAGAGATATTCAACAGCGACCAGGGAGCGCAGTTCACCAGCACAGCTTTCACCGATGTCCTCAAGCGCGAAGGGATCCGTATCAGCATGGATGGCCGGGGCCGTGCGCTGGACAATATCTTCGTGGAGCGGCTCTGGCGCAGCGTCAAGCATGAGGACATCTATCTCAAGGGATACGACGCCTTGGGAGAGCTGACGCTCGGGCTGACCGATTACTTCATGTTCTACAACGCAGAGCGCCCCCACCAGTCACTTGCTTACCAGACACCGGATCGGGTCTACCGTACGGGCCATGGAGGTGGAGCCAAGATCGTAGATAAATTCTCCGGGGAAGGAGATCAAGCAGAAACACATGAAGCACCGGGGCAGCGCCGCACAGCTGTGGGTGAGACAGTATCCGCAGCTTAA
- a CDS encoding YbaK/EbsC family protein codes for MPETLPPSAQRVQDFLAAHGAECHVRTFPESTRTAAEAAAAVGCEVGQIAKSLIFRDAENDRPVLIIASGSNRVDVAKVEAATGVALSRADGRWVKQRVGYAIGGIPPVGHAEKLLTVLDQDLQRYPTIWAAARNALRRVRVDTCRAGGNDTSPMGESD; via the coding sequence ATGCCGGAAACACTCCCGCCCAGCGCGCAGCGAGTACAGGATTTCCTTGCCGCACACGGGGCGGAATGCCACGTCCGCACGTTCCCGGAATCGACACGCACAGCAGCGGAGGCTGCCGCGGCGGTCGGTTGCGAAGTGGGGCAGATTGCCAAGTCACTGATTTTTCGCGATGCCGAAAACGACCGCCCGGTGCTGATTATCGCGTCGGGTTCGAACCGTGTTGATGTGGCCAAGGTCGAGGCGGCGACCGGTGTGGCTTTGTCCCGTGCCGACGGCCGCTGGGTCAAACAGCGGGTGGGCTACGCAATCGGCGGTATTCCCCCTGTCGGGCATGCCGAAAAATTATTGACGGTTCTCGATCAGGATTTGCAGCGCTATCCAACTATCTGGGCTGCTGCGCGGAACGCCCTTCGCCGTGTTCGAGTTGACACCTGCCGTGCTGGCGGTAATGACACAAGCCCCATGGGTGAATCTGACTGA
- the lpdA gene encoding dihydrolipoyl dehydrogenase, translated as MAEIITVTVPDIGDFKDVEVIEILVAPGDVIEAETSLITLESDKASMEIPAPQGGTVKELLLKVGDRLNQGAPILTLETTATASAAPAAKPESAPPAPSTPAVTPAPGVETGQSDIETEVLVLGSGPGGYTAAFRAADLGKQVVLVERHAVIGGVCLNVGCIPSKALLHTAQVISEAAEFARHGVSFGAPELDLDAIRGYKNGIVSKLTGGLAQLAKQRKVSVVTGEGTFTSPHTLVVETAEGRKLIHFQNAIIAAGSRVAKLPFVPWDDPRVMDSTDALEVQEVPKRLLVIGGGIIGLEMATVYHALGAKVTVVELADGLIPGADRDIVRPLEKRIKARYENIYLKTQVTAIEPGKKGLLCKFQGDRAPAEDTFDRVLVAIGRWPNGKLIDAEAAGVSVTERGFIEVDSQQRTNAPHIFAIGDIVGQPMLAHKATHEGKVAAEAIAGENVHFDARTIPSVAYTDPEVAWMGLTENEAKAKGIAYEKGAFPWAASGRSLSLGRDEGLTKVLFDPDTKRVLGAGIVGPNAGELIAEATLALEMDAEAGDLALTVHPHPTLSETLNFAAEAAEGTITDLYMPKRK; from the coding sequence ATGGCAGAAATCATTACCGTCACGGTCCCCGACATCGGGGATTTCAAGGACGTTGAAGTCATCGAAATTCTGGTAGCACCGGGCGATGTCATCGAAGCCGAAACCTCGCTGATCACGCTGGAGTCCGACAAGGCCAGCATGGAGATTCCCGCGCCGCAGGGCGGCACGGTGAAGGAACTGCTGCTCAAGGTGGGTGATCGCCTCAATCAGGGCGCGCCGATCCTGACGCTTGAGACAACGGCGACCGCTTCTGCGGCACCTGCCGCCAAGCCTGAATCAGCCCCCCCAGCGCCTTCGACGCCGGCCGTGACGCCCGCGCCAGGAGTCGAAACCGGTCAGTCGGACATCGAGACCGAAGTGCTGGTGCTCGGGTCCGGCCCCGGGGGCTACACGGCGGCGTTTCGCGCCGCCGATCTGGGCAAACAGGTCGTGTTGGTCGAGCGCCATGCGGTCATCGGTGGCGTGTGCCTGAACGTGGGTTGCATCCCGTCCAAAGCGCTGCTGCATACCGCGCAGGTTATCAGCGAGGCGGCGGAATTTGCCAGACACGGCGTCAGTTTTGGCGCGCCGGAGCTCGATCTCGACGCCATCCGCGGCTACAAGAACGGCATCGTCAGCAAGCTTACCGGCGGACTCGCCCAACTCGCCAAACAGCGCAAGGTCAGCGTCGTGACTGGCGAAGGCACATTCACCTCGCCCCATACCCTGGTGGTCGAAACTGCCGAGGGGCGGAAACTGATCCATTTTCAGAACGCGATAATCGCAGCCGGCTCACGTGTCGCCAAGCTGCCGTTCGTGCCCTGGGACGATCCGCGCGTGATGGATTCCACCGACGCGTTGGAAGTGCAAGAAGTGCCTAAGCGATTGCTGGTCATCGGCGGTGGCATCATCGGCCTGGAGATGGCGACGGTCTACCACGCGCTGGGTGCCAAGGTGACTGTGGTCGAGCTGGCCGATGGCCTCATTCCCGGCGCCGACCGCGATATCGTGCGACCTTTGGAGAAACGCATCAAGGCCCGCTACGAGAACATCTATCTCAAGACCCAGGTGACGGCCATCGAGCCCGGCAAAAAAGGTTTGTTGTGCAAGTTTCAGGGCGACCGGGCTCCTGCCGAAGATACCTTTGATCGTGTGCTCGTCGCTATTGGCCGCTGGCCGAACGGCAAGCTGATCGATGCCGAGGCTGCGGGGGTGAGCGTGACCGAACGCGGCTTCATCGAAGTCGATAGTCAGCAGCGTACCAACGCGCCGCACATTTTCGCGATCGGCGACATCGTCGGCCAGCCGATGCTGGCGCACAAAGCCACCCACGAGGGCAAGGTCGCTGCCGAAGCCATCGCCGGCGAAAACGTGCATTTCGACGCCCGCACCATCCCTTCGGTGGCTTACACCGATCCTGAAGTGGCCTGGATGGGGCTGACCGAGAACGAGGCCAAGGCCAAGGGCATTGCCTACGAAAAAGGCGCCTTTCCCTGGGCAGCCAGTGGACGCTCGCTGTCACTGGGTCGCGACGAGGGTCTGACCAAGGTTCTGTTCGACCCGGACACCAAGCGCGTGCTTGGCGCCGGGATCGTCGGTCCGAATGCAGGAGAACTGATTGCCGAGGCGACGCTGGCGCTGGAAATGGACGCCGAGGCGGGCGATCTGGCGCTGACCGTGCACCCGCACCCGACGCTGTCGGAGACCTTGAACTTTGCTGCCGAAGCAGCCGAAGGCACCATCACCGACCTTTACATGCCGAAGCGCAAGTAA
- the aceF gene encoding dihydrolipoyllysine-residue acetyltransferase: MAELKEIRVPDIGDFKSVEVIEVLVAPGDTIAPETSLITLESDKASMEIPAPEGGVVRELRVKVGDHIAEGSPILVLEPTESGAPAASAPQPESAPATAAPPASVPTPTPAPQAAAAPPPTKPSPTAHLNEQRFRKAHASPAVRRFARELGVDLGEVHGSGNKGRILREDVQGYVKRMLSQGGHAGGLGVAPMPDIDFSQFGAVETQPLTKINKLTGQNLHRNWVTLPHVTQFDEADVTDLESFRKQMVQEYAAKGVKLTMLAFLMKAVVSALREFPRFNASLDATQENLVVKQYYHIGIAVDTPDGLVVPVIRDVDRKSLMDLARELGEVSVKAREKKLKPSDMQGGCFSISSLGGIGGTAFTPIINAPEVAILGVSRTSWKPVYQDGEFVPRLMLPLSLSYDHRVIDGALGARFTSFLSKLLSDTRRMLL, encoded by the coding sequence ATGGCAGAATTGAAAGAAATCCGCGTACCGGATATCGGCGACTTCAAGTCCGTCGAGGTTATCGAAGTGTTGGTCGCGCCGGGCGACACCATTGCGCCGGAGACTTCGCTCATCACTCTGGAGTCGGATAAGGCGAGCATGGAGATACCCGCGCCGGAAGGCGGCGTGGTGCGCGAACTGCGGGTCAAGGTGGGTGACCACATCGCCGAAGGTTCGCCGATTCTGGTGCTGGAGCCAACCGAATCAGGGGCGCCCGCGGCATCTGCGCCCCAGCCGGAATCAGCGCCTGCCACGGCTGCGCCGCCGGCCTCAGTCCCGACGCCGACCCCAGCGCCCCAGGCAGCTGCTGCACCGCCACCGACTAAACCCTCCCCAACCGCGCATCTGAACGAGCAGCGTTTCCGCAAGGCGCATGCCAGCCCGGCGGTGCGTCGTTTCGCACGCGAGCTGGGCGTCGATCTTGGCGAAGTGCACGGGAGCGGCAACAAGGGCCGTATTCTGCGCGAGGACGTGCAGGGTTACGTCAAACGCATGCTCAGCCAGGGGGGGCACGCGGGCGGGCTTGGCGTCGCACCGATGCCGGACATCGACTTCAGCCAGTTCGGTGCGGTCGAGACGCAGCCACTGACCAAAATCAACAAGCTGACGGGGCAGAATCTGCACCGCAACTGGGTCACACTGCCGCACGTCACGCAGTTCGACGAGGCGGACGTCACCGACCTGGAATCCTTCCGCAAACAGATGGTGCAGGAATACGCCGCCAAGGGCGTCAAGCTCACCATGCTGGCCTTCCTCATGAAGGCGGTGGTGTCGGCGCTGCGTGAGTTCCCACGCTTCAATGCCTCGCTGGACGCGACCCAGGAAAATCTTGTCGTCAAACAGTATTACCACATCGGTATCGCCGTGGACACGCCGGACGGGTTGGTCGTGCCGGTGATCAGGGACGTCGACCGCAAAAGCCTGATGGATCTGGCCCGCGAGTTGGGCGAGGTGTCCGTCAAGGCGCGCGAGAAGAAGCTCAAGCCCTCGGACATGCAGGGCGGCTGCTTTTCCATCTCCAGCCTCGGCGGGATCGGTGGCACGGCCTTCACGCCCATCATCAATGCGCCCGAAGTGGCCATTCTCGGCGTGTCCCGCACGAGTTGGAAACCGGTGTATCAGGATGGCGAGTTTGTGCCGCGCCTGATGCTGCCGTTGTCGCTGTCCTACGATCACCGCGTCATCGACGGCGCGCTTGGCGCGCGCTTCACCAGCTTCCTGAGCAAGCTGCTGTCAGACACGCGGCGCATGCTGCTCTAG